The Triticum dicoccoides isolate Atlit2015 ecotype Zavitan chromosome 6A, WEW_v2.0, whole genome shotgun sequence genome has a window encoding:
- the LOC119317910 gene encoding formin-like protein 16, with translation MAPSPLLPVLILLAAALCPLATGQPPTQRNVQTRFPSTRTPAVAAPPPPIVPPSPSPTGPAVLPPQSASSSSSSSTKRSDIAVAVVSTALSSFALCGLAFFLFLRHGKKKELTHAGGNGHSNRPQDAALAGKLPERAPKRPPRGGMVDENGLDAIYWREFEKEGEGGGGRGRKPAGGWRPPQPPPRQSRAERWPEAQGSPAPSPPRPRKGKIDQEPLIPRGSLDSASAVFDESPRPPSASSSSSFSVAAPEAYARPPPPAIAVSSIPRPSPPPAPAAPPSASASLARPPGRGSPPPPPPPMATTSPPPAPKGPPPPPAPKGPPPPPATKGPPPPPAPRGPPPPPPPGGKKGGPPPPPPPGGKKGGPPPPPAWASSSRPPAAPGGPSGADDLAKLKPLHWDKVNVAATDHSMVWDKLTGGSFNLDEGTIEALFGTAAVNRKTKSADAKDASSGLGRSTSEEQIFLIEPRKSHNISIILRSLTVGRDEIIDALRDGNTELGTDVLEKLSRLSISKEEEATILKFSGNPDRLAPAEAFLLRLLLDVPNPFARVNALLFKVNYGSEIAVLKQSLQTLEMASQELRTKGLFFKLLEAVLKAGNRMNAGTARGNAQAFNLTALRKLNDVKSTDGGTTLLHFVIEEVVRAEGKRLAVNRNYSVRRSGSLSKSSIVGGISAAGSAGQGPSREDRQNEYLNLGLPIVGGLSSEFANVKKAATVDYDVTANECAILGNRLVGIKKLLETCGDDGFSRGLRGFVNAAEQELKALSGVQEKVLDLVQRTTEYYHAGATKDRNAHPLQLFVIVRDFLGMVDQACVDIKRRLQQQKKPTPPSSQQTTAAASTAAKGAADGAKAVAGGAAAAPPAHKPPPEEADSKRKRVMPRFPNLPAHFMKDGADSDSSSDEE, from the exons ATGGCTCCGTCCCCTCTCCTCCCCGTCCtcatcctcctcgccgccgccctctGCCCCCTGGCCACCGGGCAGCCGCCGACGCAGCGCAACGTCCAGACCCGCTTCCCCTCCACGCGCACCccggccgtcgccgccccgccgccgccgatcgTGCCCCCGTCGCCGTCCCCCACCGGCCCGGCCGTCCTGCCCCCGCAgtccgcctcctcgtcctcctcctcctccacgaaGCGCAGCGACATCGCCGTGGCCGTGGTGAGCACGGCGCTGAGCAGCTTCGCGCTCTGCGGCCtcgccttcttcctcttcctccgccACGGCAAGAAGAAGGAGCTCACGCACGCCGGCGGCAACGGGCACTCCAACCGGCCCCAGGACGCCGCGCTCGCCGGCAAGCTGCCGGAGAGGGCGCCGAAGCGGCCGCCCCGCGGCGGCATGGTGGACGAGAACGGGCTCGACGCGATATACTGGCGGGAGTTCGAGAAggagggcgagggcggcggcggcagggggagGAAGCCCGCGGGGGGCTGGcgcccgccgcagccgccgccccggCAGAGCCGCGcggagaggtggccggaggcgcAGGGGTCGCCGGCTCCCTCCCCGCCGCGGCCGAGGAAGGGCAAGATAGATCAGGAACCGCTCATACCCAGGGGCTCCCTGGACTCCGCCTCCGCGGTGTTCGACGAGTCGCCGCGCCCGCCCAGCGCCAGCTCCAGCTCGTCCTTCTCCGTGGCTGCCCCCGAGGCCTAcgcacggccgccgccgccggcgatcgCCGTCAGCTCTATCCCCCGCCCGTCCCCGCCACCAGCCCCTGCCGCCCCACCAAGCGCATCGGCATCGCTGGCGCGCCCGCCAGGAAGAGGaagcccgccaccaccaccaccaccaatggcCACCACGTCGCCACCACCAGCGCCTAAAGGCCCACCGCCGCCACCAGCGCCTAAGGGTCCACCTCCTCCACCAGCAACCAaagggccgccgccgccaccagcaccCAGAGgcccgcctccgccaccgccgcccggagGAAAGAAGGGAgggccgccaccgcccccgcccccCGGTGGAAAGAAGGGAgggcctcctccgccgcctgcctGGGCGTCGTCCTCGAGGCCAccggcggccccgggcgggccatcCGGCGCAGACGACCTGGCGAAGCTGAAGCCGCTGCATTGGGACAAGGTCAACGTGGCGGCCACCGACCACTCCATGGTGTGGGACAAGCTCACCGGCGGCTCATTCAA CTTGGATGAAGGCACCATCGAGGCGCTGTTCGGCACCGCGGCGGTGAACCGCAAGACGAAATCCGCGGACGCCAAGGACGCGTCGAGCGGCCTCGGGCGCTCGACCTCGGAAGAGCAGATATTCCTGATTGAGCCACGCAAgtcgcacaacatctccatcatcctcCGGTCCCTCACCGTGGGGCGGGACGAGATCATCGACGCGCTGCGTGATGGCAACACCGAGCTCGGCACGGACGTCCTCGAGAAGCTGTCCCGGCTCAGCATCTCCAAGGAGGAAGAGGCCACCATCCTGAAGTTCTCTGGGAACCCCGACAGGCTTGCCCCCGCAGAGGCCTTCCTTCTCCGGCTCCTGCTCGACGTGCCCAACCCGTTTGCCCGTGTCAATGCACTGCTATTCAAGGTAAACTACGGTTCTGAGATTGCTGTGCTCAAGCAATCGCTCCAGACCTTGGAGATGGCGAGCCAGGAATTGAGGACAAAGGGGCTGTTCTTTAAACTCCTCGAGGCGGTGCTCAAGGCGGGCAACCGGATGAATGCCGGCACGGCGCGGGGGAACGCGCAGGCCTTCAACCTCACAGCACTGCGCAAGCTCAATGACGTGAAGAGCACTGATGGAGGCACCACGCTGCTCCACTTTGTCATCGAGGAGGTTGTGCGCGCAGAGGGGAAACGCCTTGCTGTCAACCGCAACTACAGCGTCCGCCGCTCTGGTAGCCTCTCCAAGAGCAGCATTGTTGGCGGAATTTCAGCAGCTGGCTCCGCTGGCCAGGGGCCATCACGCGAGGACAGGCAGAACGAGTACTTGAACCTAGGATTGCCCATTGTTGGAGGTCTCAGCAGTGAGTTCGCCAATGTGAAGAAGGCTGCGACTGTGGACTACGATGTGACTGCCAATGAATGCGCAATCTTAGGCAACCGACTCGTGGGCATCAAGAAGCTCCTGGAGACCTGCGGGGACGATGGATTCTCAAGAGGGTTGAGAGGCTTTGTCAATGCTGCGGAGCAAGAGCTGAAGGCACTGAGTGGAGTGCAGGAGAAGGTCCTTGATCTGGTTCAGCGGACAACGGAGTACTACCATGCAGGTGCTACCAAGGACAGGAATGCTCATCCCCTCCAGTTGTTCGTCATTGTGAGGGACTTCCTGGGGATGGTGGACCAGGCATGTGTGGACATCAAGAGAAGACTGCAGCAGCAAAAGAAGCCAACACCCCCATCATCACAGCAAACAACAGCGGCGGCCTCGACGGCCGCTAAGGGGGCAGCTGATGGTGCTAAGGCGGTGGCTGGTGGTGCGGCGGCAGCACCACCGGCTCACAAACCGCCACCAGAAGAAGCAGATAGCAAAAGGAAGAGGGTCATGCCAAGATTCCCAAACTTGCCAGCGCACTTTATGAAGGACGGCGCAGACTCAGATTCAAGCAGTGATGAGGAATAG
- the LOC119317909 gene encoding DExH-box ATP-dependent RNA helicase DExH15 chloroplastic-like — protein MHCLAPHFLLLLPLPTAPRHAPPQTPPPALLLPCRPAQAQAHAAPLHRPSARSRSRAAAPVSDEDDDEEADEEEEDDDGLDIRDADYDEDDDGEGDEELEEESGGEDEEEGVAAAEDSRQETAERRQRSEQYKSQQVAKLVAEVREFGDDIIDYNELAGIYDFPIDKFQRLAIQAFLRGSSVVVSAPTSSGKTLIAEAAAVATVARGRRLFYTTPLKALSNQKFREFRNTFGDHNVGLLTGDSAINKDAQILIMTTEILRNMLYQSVGMSASDGRLFEVDVIVLDEVHYLSDISRGTVWEETVIYCPKEVQLICLSATVANPDELAGWIGQIHGKTELVTSSKRPVPLTWHFSKKFALLPLLDGKGKKMNRKLRMSHVQNISSPKSEFYYVKGKRKVRTNKNEQGNRSPLDISKQVQLSKHEVTNMRRSQVPLIRETLSQLWENDMLPAIWFIFSRRGCDAAVEYIEDCRLLHDCEASEVELELRRFRMQYPDAVRENAVKGLLRGVAAHHAGCLPLWKSFIEELFQRGLVKVVFATETLAAGINMPARTAVISSLSKRIDAGRQLLTPNNLFQMAGRAGRRGIDTVGHSVLVQTTNEGPEECCDVIFAGLEPLVSQFTASYGMVLNLLAGSKVTHKQKESGDVKAKRSGRTLEEARKLVEQSFGNYVGSNVMVAAKEELERIQKEIQHLSSEITDEFIDRKCRKELSEEDYAEISLLQNKLKEEKKIRNELKKRMELERMAAWKTQLEEFESGYLPFMCLQYKDKDSVHHTIPAVFIGSLSSFDDQKIASMLEDDSIGPGKQEFDSEGQLLCPSYYVALSSDNSWYLFTEKWIKTVYQTGLPAVPSVEGGPLPRETLKQLLLREDMIWDKIAKSEHGFLLCMDGSLDTWSWSLNVPVLNSLSEDDKVERFSQEHQAAVESHKQQRRKVSQLKKTIRSTKGFREFQKIIDMRNFTKEKIERLEARSRRLTRRIMQIEPTGWKEFLQISKVIQEARVLDINTQVIYPLGETAAAIRGENELWLAMVLRNKVLLDLKPSQLAAVCGSLVSEGIKLRPWKNSSFVYEPSSVVVGVINYLEEQRNSLLDLQEKHGVKIPCEIDTQFAGMVEAWASGLTWREIMMDSAMDDGDLARLLRRTMDLLAQIPKLPDIDPVLQKNAQIACSVMDRVPLSELAG, from the exons ATGCACTGCCTCGCCCCCCACTTcctgctcctcctcccgctccccaCCGCGCCCCGCCACGCGCCACCCCAGACCCCACCGCCCGCTCTCCTCCTGCCCTGCCGCCCAGCCCAAGCCCAAGCCCACGCCGCCCCGCTCCACCGCCCCTCCGCGCGCTCCCGctcccgcgccgccgcgccggtgtccgacgaggacgacgacgaggaggccgacgaggaggaggaggatgacgacgGGCTAGACATCCGCGACGCGGACTACGACGAGGACGATGACGGGGAGGGCGACGAGGAGCTGGAGGAGGAGAGTGgcggcgaggacgaggaggagggggTTGCGGCGGCGGAGGATTCGCGGCAGGAGACCGCGGAGCGGAGGCAGCGGTCGGAGCAGTACAAGTCGCAGCAGGTGGCCAAGCTCGTCGCCGAGGTGCGGGAGTTCGGCGACGATATCATCGACTACAATGAGCTCGCCGGGATCTACGACTTCCCCATCGACAAGTTTCAG CGCCTGGCTATACAAGCATTTCTAAGAGGCTCGTCCGTAGTAGTTTCTGCACCTACAAGTAGCGGGAAGACACTAATCGCTGAAGCTGCAGCTGTGGCAACAGTTGCCAGAGGAAGGCGTCTCTTCTATACGACACCGTTGAAGGCCTTGTCAAATCAGAAGTTCCGCGAGTTCCG GAATACATTTGGTGATCATAATGTTGGTCTTCTTACAGGAGATTCTGCTATCAATAAAGATGCTCAGATCCTAATAATGACGACAGAGATTCTGCGTAATATGCTGTATCAAAG TGTTGGTATGTCAGCATCCGATGGTAGATTATTTGAAGTTGATGTCATTGTTTTGGATGAAGTCCATTACTTAAGTGATATCTCACGCGGAACTGTTTGGGAAGAAACA GTGATATATTGTCCAAAGGAAGTCCAGCTTATATGCTTGTCTGCCACTGTTGCAAATCCTGATGAATTAGCTGGCTGGATTGGTCAG ATCCATGGGAAAACGGAGCTGGTGACATCGAGCAAACGCCCCGTTCCACTAACTTGGCACTTCTCGAAGAAATTTGCACTTCTACCACTTCTTGATGGAAAGGGAAAGAAAATGAATAG GAAGTTGAGAATGTCTCACGTCCAGAACATATCTTCTCCAAAAAGTGAATTCTATTACGTGAAAGGAAAGAGGAAGGTTAGAACAAATAAAAATGAGCAAGGTAATAGAAGCCCATTGGACATATCAAAACAGGTTCAATTGTCCAAGCACGAGGTCACCAATATGCGCCGTTCCCAG GTTCCACTAATACGTGAGACATTGTCACAGCTTTGGGAAAACGACATGCTTCCCGCTATTTGGTTTATCTTTAGTCGAAGAGGATGTGATGCAGCCGTTGAATATATTGAGGATTGTAGACTTCTGCATGATTGTGAGGCTAGTGAAGTTGAACTGGAACTTAGGAGGTTCAGGATGCAATATCCTGATGCTGTCCGGGAAAACGCTGTGAAAGGACTCTTGCGAGGAGTTGCTGCTCATCATGCTGGTTGCTTGCCACTGTGGAAGTCCTTTATTGAAGAACTGTTTCAACGTGGCCTTGTTAAAGTAGTCTTTGCAACAGAAACCCTTGCTGCTGGGATCAACATGCCTGCTAGGACAGCTGTGATTTCTTCTCTCAGCAAAAGAATTGATGCCGGACGCCAGCTCTTAACCCCAAATAACCTATTCCAGATGGCAGGTCGTGCTGGAAGGAGAGGGATCGACACAGTTGGGCATTCTGTTCTTGTTCAGACTACTAATGAAGGGCCTGAAGAATGTTGTGATGTTATCTTCGCTGGACTTGAGCCACTTGTTTCACAATTTACCGCATCATACGGGATGGTTTTGAATCTCCTTGCT GGTTCGAAAGTTACTCATAAGCAGAAAGAATCAGGTGATGTTAAGGCTAAACGTTCTGGAAGAACATTGGAAGAAGCTCGGAAGTTAGTGGAGCAAAGCTTTGGGAATTATGTTGGGAGCAATGTAATGGTTGCTGCTAAAGAAGAGCTTGAGAGAATTCAGAAAGAAATACAACACCTCTCTTCAGAAATTACAGATGAATTCATTGACAGGAAATGCAGGAAGGAATTATCCGAGGAAGACTATGCTGAGATTTCTCTTCTACAAAACAAGTTAAAG GAAGAGAAGAAGATACGAAATGAACTGAAAAAGAGGATGGAACTAGAGAGAATGGCTGCATGGAAAACTCAATTAGAAGAGTTTGAAAGTGGTTACCTCCCTTTCATGTGCTTGCAGTATAAAGATAAAGATTCAGTTCACCACACGATTCCTGCTGTTTTTATTGGAAGCCTCAGCTCGTTTGATGATCAAAAGATTGCCAGCATG CTGGAAGATGATTCTATTGGTCCAGGCAAGCAGGAATTTGATAGCGAGGGACAACTTCTTTGCCCATCATACTATGTTGCTTTGAGTTCAGATAATTCATGGTATCTATTCACAGAAAAATGGATAAAAACTGTTTACCAGACAGGTCTACCTGCTGTTCCTTCAGTGGAGGGTGGGCCACTCCCTAGAGAAACCCTGAAGCAGCTCCTTTTGCGTGAAGACATGATCTGGGATAAAATCGCAAAATCAGAACATGGTTTTTTGTTATGCATGGACGGATCCCTAGACACATGGTCGTGGAGTCTAAATGTTCCTGTGCTTAATAGCCTCTCAGAAGACGACAAG GTGGAACGATTCTCCCAGGAACATCAGGCCGCTGTAGAATCTCACAAGCAACAGAGGAGGAAGGTTTCACAATTGAAGAAAACAATCAGAAGTACTAAGGGTTTTAGAGAATTTCAAAAGATCATTGACATGAGAAACTTTACAAAAGAAAAGATTGAGCGTTTGGAAGCTAGATCCCGTCGTTTGACTAGACGCATAATGCAAATTGAACCAACTGGTTGGAAAGAATTTTTGCAG ATTAGCAAAGTCATACAAGAGGCTAGAGTGTTAGATATCAACACCCAAGTAATCTATCCTTTGGGTGAAACGGCCGCAGCCATACGAGGGGAAAACGAACTCTGGCTTGCTATGGTTCTTAGGAACAAGGTCCTTTTGGATCTGAAGCCATCTCAACTGGCAGCAGTGTGTGGAAGCTTAGTGTCAGAAGGGATCAAACTTCGTCCTTGGAAGAATAGCAG TTTTGTGTATGAACCATCTTCAGTTGTTGTTGGTGTCATAAACTATTTAGAAGAGCAGAGAAACTCACTCCTCGATCTCCAAGAGAAACATGGCGTAAAG ATACCTTGCGAAATAGATACCCAGTTTGCTGGAATGGTTGAAGCCTGGGCGTCAGGGTTGACATGGAGGGAGATAATGATGGACTCTGCAATGGATGATGGAGATTTAGCCCGTCTGCTGAGACGAACGATGGATTTACTAGCTCAG ATTCCAAAATTGCCAGATATAGATCCGGTTCTCCAGAAAAATGCACAAATTGCTTGCAGCGTCATGGATCGAGTACCGCTAAGTGAGCTTGCTGGCTGA
- the LOC119317911 gene encoding glycine cleavage system H protein, mitochondrial-like isoform X2, producing the protein MALRLWASSAANALKISSSGARAAAPAYSISRYFSTVIDGLKYTSSHEWVKNDGSVATIGISDHAQGHLGEVVFVELPEAGTKVSQGGAFGNVESVKATSDVNSPISGEVVEVNSKLSETPGLINSSPYEEGWMIKVKPSSPAELEGLLDSAKYTKHCEEEDAH; encoded by the exons ATGGCTCTGAGGCTGTGGGCGAGCTCAGCTGCCAATGCCCTCAAGATTTCAAGCAGCGGCGCCAGGGCTGCTGCCCCGGCCTATTCGATCTCCAGATACTTCTCCACTG TTATTGATGGCTTGAAGTACACTTCCTCCCACGAGTGGGTCAAGAACGACGGCTCCGTGGCCACGATTGGCATCAGTGACCACGCCCAG GGCCATCTCGGGGAGGTGGTGTTCGTGGAGCTGCCGGAGGCCGGCACGAAGGTGAGCCAGGGCGGAGCCTTCGGCAACGTGGAGAGTGTGAAGGCCACCAGCGACGTCAACTCGCCCATCTCCGGCGAGGTCGTCGAGGTCAACTCAAAGCTGTCCGAGACCCCCGGCCTT ATCAACTCGAGCCCGTACGAGGAGGGGTGGATGATCAAGGTGAAGCCGAGCAGCCCGGCGGAGCTGGAGGGCCTGCTGGACTCGGCCAAGTACACCAAGCACTGCGAGGAGGAGGACGCCCACTAG
- the LOC119317911 gene encoding glycine cleavage system H protein, mitochondrial-like isoform X1, which produces MALRLWASSAANALKISSSGARAAAPAYSISRYFSTVIDGLKYTSSHEWVKNDGSVATIGISDHAQGHLGEVVFVELPEAGTKVSQGGAFGNVESVKATSDVNSPISGEVVEVNSKLSETPGLVRTANTSPPSISNPFSLSRPCSDPNELCCCDCAVAWQINSSPYEEGWMIKVKPSSPAELEGLLDSAKYTKHCEEEDAH; this is translated from the exons ATGGCTCTGAGGCTGTGGGCGAGCTCAGCTGCCAATGCCCTCAAGATTTCAAGCAGCGGCGCCAGGGCTGCTGCCCCGGCCTATTCGATCTCCAGATACTTCTCCACTG TTATTGATGGCTTGAAGTACACTTCCTCCCACGAGTGGGTCAAGAACGACGGCTCCGTGGCCACGATTGGCATCAGTGACCACGCCCAG GGCCATCTCGGGGAGGTGGTGTTCGTGGAGCTGCCGGAGGCCGGCACGAAGGTGAGCCAGGGCGGAGCCTTCGGCAACGTGGAGAGTGTGAAGGCCACCAGCGACGTCAACTCGCCCATCTCCGGCGAGGTCGTCGAGGTCAACTCAAAGCTGTCCGAGACCCCCGGCCTTGTACGCACAGCAAACACCTCGCCTCCGTCGATTAGCAATCCTTTCAGTCTTTCACGTCCGTGTAGCGATCCTAATGAACTGTGTTGTTGCGATTGCGCCGTGGCCTGGCAGATCAACTCGAGCCCGTACGAGGAGGGGTGGATGATCAAGGTGAAGCCGAGCAGCCCGGCGGAGCTGGAGGGCCTGCTGGACTCGGCCAAGTACACCAAGCACTGCGAGGAGGAGGACGCCCACTAG